One region of Candidatus Methylomirabilota bacterium genomic DNA includes:
- the groL gene encoding chaperonin GroEL (60 kDa chaperone family; promotes refolding of misfolded polypeptides especially under stressful conditions; forms two stacked rings of heptamers to form a barrel-shaped 14mer; ends can be capped by GroES; misfolded proteins enter the barrel where they are refolded when GroES binds), which yields MPKQVMFSDEGRAALLRGVNIMAAAVKATMGPKGRNVVIDKKFGSPTITKDGVTVAKEIELKDNYEDMGAQMVKEVASKTSDIAGDGTTTATVLAQAIVREGLKNVTAGANPMGLKRGIDKAVEAVVADLKKMSKSTKDKKEIAQVATIASNNDKTIGNLIAEAMEKVGKDGVITVEESKSADTVLDVVEGMQFDRGYLSPYFVTDAERMECVLEDALVLIHEKKISVMKDMLPLLEQVARSGKPFLIIAEDIEGEALATLVVNKLRGTLHTAAVKAPGFGDRRKAMLEDIAILTGGKAITEDLGIKLENIKLEDLGKAKKIVVDKDNSTLVEGAGKTAAIEGRIKQIRAQIEETTSDYDREKLQERLAKLAGGVAVIKVGAATETAMKEKKARVEDALNATRAAVEEGIVPGGGVALLRAASAVDALKLEGDEKVGAHIVRRALEEPIRQIVENAGLEGSVIVEKVKAEKVVNRGFDAESLEFVDMIQAGIIDPTKVERVALENAASVASLLLTTEALITDLPEEKPAAAPPMPHGDF from the coding sequence ATGCCGAAGCAGGTCATGTTCAGTGACGAGGGACGCGCGGCCCTGCTCCGCGGGGTCAACATCATGGCGGCGGCCGTCAAGGCGACCATGGGCCCCAAAGGCCGGAACGTGGTCATCGACAAGAAGTTCGGCAGCCCGACCATCACCAAGGACGGGGTGACCGTCGCCAAGGAGATCGAGCTGAAGGACAACTACGAGGACATGGGCGCCCAGATGGTGAAGGAAGTGGCGTCCAAGACCTCCGACATCGCGGGTGACGGTACCACCACCGCCACCGTGCTGGCCCAGGCCATCGTGCGCGAGGGCCTGAAGAACGTCACCGCCGGCGCCAACCCCATGGGGCTGAAGCGCGGCATCGACAAGGCGGTCGAGGCGGTGGTCGCGGATCTCAAAAAGATGTCGAAGTCGACCAAGGACAAGAAGGAGATCGCGCAGGTCGCCACCATCGCCTCCAACAACGACAAGACGATCGGCAACCTGATCGCCGAGGCGATGGAGAAGGTGGGCAAGGACGGGGTCATCACCGTCGAGGAGTCGAAGTCGGCGGACACCGTGCTGGACGTGGTCGAGGGCATGCAGTTCGACCGCGGCTACCTCTCCCCGTACTTCGTCACCGACGCGGAGCGGATGGAGTGCGTGCTCGAGGACGCGCTGGTCCTGATCCACGAGAAGAAGATCAGCGTCATGAAGGACATGCTGCCGCTGCTCGAGCAGGTGGCCCGCTCGGGCAAGCCGTTCCTGATCATCGCCGAGGACATCGAGGGCGAGGCCCTGGCCACCCTGGTCGTCAACAAGCTGCGCGGCACGCTGCACACCGCGGCGGTGAAGGCCCCCGGCTTCGGCGACCGCCGCAAGGCCATGCTGGAGGACATCGCCATCCTGACCGGCGGCAAGGCCATCACCGAGGACCTCGGCATCAAGCTCGAGAACATCAAGCTCGAGGATCTGGGCAAGGCCAAGAAGATCGTGGTGGACAAGGACAATAGCACCCTCGTCGAGGGCGCGGGCAAGACCGCGGCCATCGAAGGTCGTATCAAGCAGATCCGGGCCCAGATCGAGGAGACCACCTCGGACTACGATCGCGAGAAGCTGCAGGAGCGGCTGGCCAAGCTGGCCGGCGGCGTCGCGGTCATCAAGGTAGGGGCCGCCACCGAGACGGCCATGAAGGAGAAGAAGGCCCGCGTCGAGGACGCGCTGAACGCGACCCGCGCCGCGGTGGAGGAAGGCATCGTGCCCGGCGGGGGCGTCGCGCTCCTGAGGGCGGCCAGCGCGGTCGACGCCCTGAAGCTCGAGGGTGACGAGAAGGTCGGCGCGCACATCGTGCGGCGCGCGCTCGAGGAGCCCATCCGTCAGATCGTGGAGAACGCGGGGCTCGAGGGCAGCGTCATCGTCGAGAAGGTGAAGGCCGAGAAGGTGGTGAACCGCGGCTTCGACGCGGAGTCGCTCGAGTTCGTGGACATGATCCAGGCCGGTATCATCGACCCCACCAAGGTGGAGCGGGTGGCGCTGGAGAACGCGGCG